From Solidesulfovibrio carbinoliphilus subsp. oakridgensis, the proteins below share one genomic window:
- a CDS encoding glucokinase, with amino-acid sequence MPRDTAPAARHILAADIGGTNSRFGHFTLSPSGGLALVSSVWLPTTEADSFVDLLEDLTRTGFSLPPRSAEAAVFAVPGAVVGRTVTFANIDWKLDLDDVSAVFGLARTACVNDFLAQAHGCRLLGGDADVVLPGVMDPDRVQAVIGAGTGLGHAALAPLEPGAGGGYKVLPSEKGHASASFFGDEENAFAASLCRLTGERYVRGDTVLSGSGLAHLHRFLTGQDLTPAEVGASLTRESRTTALFARFYGRAARDYALTVLATGGLYVSGGVAAKNPLLVTHPEFAREFRDSPTYGDLLTTIPVRLVRDEQTGLYGAAWVAAHLLAQSS; translated from the coding sequence ATGCCCCGCGACACCGCGCCAGCAGCCAGGCACATCCTCGCCGCCGACATCGGCGGCACCAACAGCCGCTTTGGCCACTTCACCCTGTCTCCGTCGGGCGGCCTGGCCCTTGTCTCCTCGGTCTGGCTGCCAACGACGGAGGCCGATTCCTTTGTGGACCTGCTGGAGGATCTGACGCGGACAGGATTTTCCCTGCCGCCGCGTTCGGCCGAGGCGGCGGTCTTCGCCGTGCCCGGAGCCGTGGTCGGCCGTACGGTCACCTTTGCCAACATCGATTGGAAGCTCGACCTCGACGACGTTTCCGCGGTCTTCGGCCTGGCCCGCACGGCCTGCGTCAACGATTTCCTGGCCCAGGCCCACGGCTGCCGGCTGCTCGGCGGCGATGCCGACGTGGTGCTGCCGGGCGTGATGGACCCGGACCGGGTCCAGGCCGTGATCGGAGCCGGCACCGGCCTTGGCCACGCCGCCCTGGCCCCCCTCGAACCCGGGGCGGGCGGCGGCTACAAGGTCCTGCCTTCGGAAAAGGGCCACGCCTCGGCCAGCTTTTTCGGCGACGAGGAGAACGCCTTTGCCGCCTCCCTCTGCCGCCTGACCGGCGAGCGCTACGTCCGGGGCGACACCGTGCTCTCGGGCTCGGGCCTGGCCCACCTGCACCGGTTTTTGACCGGACAGGACCTGACCCCGGCCGAGGTCGGGGCGTCCCTGACCCGGGAAAGCCGGACCACGGCCCTTTTCGCCCGGTTCTACGGCCGGGCCGCCCGCGACTACGCCCTGACCGTGCTGGCCACCGGCGGCCTGTACGTAAGCGGCGGCGTGGCCGCCAAAAACCCGCTTTTGGTCACCCACCCGGAATTCGCCCGCGAATTCCGGGATTCCCCCACCTATGGCGACCTTCTTACAACCATTCCTGTGCGGCTCGTGCGCGACGAACAGACCGGCCTCTACGGCGCGGCCTGGGTGGCGGCCCACCTGTTGGCCCAAAGCTCCTGA